A genomic segment from Actinomycetota bacterium encodes:
- a CDS encoding secondary thiamine-phosphate synthase enzyme YjbQ — MRIYTADLSLKSGAKIDLIDITGELFNHLSKSKVTDGIMIAYSPHTTAALIINENEPRLAGDIKMAVKDIISWEKDYAHNLIDSNAPSHIVAAFLGNTLNLPISRGKIELGTWQSVFLLELDGPRSRQVKVKIIGE, encoded by the coding sequence ATGAGAATATATACAGCCGATTTGTCCCTAAAAAGTGGCGCAAAAATAGACCTCATTGACATAACCGGTGAACTTTTCAATCACCTCTCGAAAAGCAAAGTCACGGATGGTATCATGATTGCCTATTCTCCTCACACCACCGCAGCATTGATCATAAATGAGAATGAACCCCGTCTTGCAGGTGACATTAAAATGGCAGTGAAGGACATCATCTCCTGGGAGAAGGATTATGCCCACAACCTCATCGACAGTAATGCTCCCTCCCACATAGTGGCAGCTTTCCTGGGAAATACCTTAAACCTCCCCATTTCCAGGGGAAAGATAGAGCTTGGAACGTGGCAAAGCGTTTTCCTTTTGGAATTGGATGGTCCCCGCTCAAGACAGGTTAAGGTGAAGATAATTGGAGAATAA
- a CDS encoding histone deacetylase: MENNENFSVGLVYHPLYLEHDPGPNHPESPSRLLSIHELLEEKKILSRLTLISPRMASLEELTTVHDPSYVKRIENFSKRGGGYLTLDTALSSKSYESARLAAGGILPAIDEIFSSEIRMVFCLVRPPGHHALANQGMGFCLFNNLAVGAKYALEKCKISRILIIDWDVHHGNGIQEIFYSDPRVLYISLHQYPLYPGTGSLDEVGSGKGEGFTINLPLPYHTGEQAYMRAFEEIISPVATQFEPQLLMIAAGYDGHFADPLASLNLTVGSFAKMTAKVKKLAKIFCQGRLILSLEGGYNLKALSHSVLATINELAELGYEVLDPYGTPSTTPGGAEDVFDEARRIHEKYWKL; this comes from the coding sequence TTGGAGAATAACGAAAATTTCTCCGTTGGATTGGTCTACCACCCTCTTTATCTCGAACATGACCCCGGTCCCAATCATCCAGAAAGTCCAAGCCGTCTTCTTTCCATCCATGAGTTATTGGAAGAGAAAAAAATCCTGTCGCGGTTAACCCTAATATCACCGAGAATGGCTTCCCTTGAAGAACTCACCACCGTCCACGATCCTTCGTATGTTAAAAGAATCGAAAATTTTTCCAAACGAGGTGGGGGATACTTAACTCTGGATACTGCACTTTCTTCCAAATCCTATGAATCAGCTCGTCTGGCAGCGGGGGGCATCCTCCCCGCCATAGATGAAATCTTTAGCTCAGAGATTCGAATGGTTTTTTGTCTTGTAAGGCCCCCCGGTCATCATGCCCTGGCTAATCAAGGGATGGGTTTTTGCCTCTTTAACAACCTCGCCGTGGGAGCCAAATACGCTTTGGAGAAATGCAAAATTTCTCGAATCTTAATCATCGATTGGGATGTTCATCACGGCAACGGAATTCAGGAAATTTTTTATTCAGACCCCAGAGTCCTCTATATATCTCTTCATCAATATCCCCTTTATCCGGGCACGGGATCTCTTGACGAGGTTGGATCGGGCAAGGGAGAAGGGTTTACGATAAATTTACCCTTACCTTACCATACGGGAGAGCAGGCTTACATGCGGGCTTTTGAGGAGATAATATCACCCGTGGCAACCCAATTTGAACCTCAGCTTTTGATGATAGCCGCGGGTTATGATGGTCACTTTGCGGATCCCTTGGCTTCTCTCAATCTCACGGTGGGCAGTTTTGCCAAGATGACGGCCAAGGTTAAAAAATTGGCGAAGATTTTTTGCCAAGGTCGCCTCATTTTGTCTTTGGAGGGAGGTTACAATCTCAAAGCCCTTTCCCATTCGGTACTGGCTACCATAAATGAATTGGCCGAGCTGGGATATGAAGTGTTGGATCCTTATGGCACTCCAAGTACCACTCCCGGAGGGGCGGAAGATGTATTTGACGAGGCAAGAAGAATTCACGAGAAATATTGGAAACTTTAA
- a CDS encoding SRPBCC family protein — protein sequence MKAPLEKVWATMTDVESFPEWAKGVEKEEITSKRRSLNFRLWENIFIKKD from the coding sequence GTGAAAGCGCCTCTGGAAAAGGTTTGGGCCACCATGACTGATGTGGAGAGCTTTCCAGAGTGGGCGAAGGGTGTGGAGAAAGAGGAGATAACCTCCAAGCGGCGTTCCCTTAATTTTCGTCTTTGGGAAAATATTTTTATTAAAAAAGATTGA
- a CDS encoding DUF2085 domain-containing protein codes for MSFDDIARVIGFAVCHQMPERTIFVQGKPLPVCARDTGFYLGFLISFIYLQLTHRKRENRLSPLLLVCIFSSLFLLILDAITSYLGLRNSTNQIRLFTGLLFGFSLPLFIVPVLNRQLWRSSANSPLLESTLKRLGLLVFFVLSYILLQGEMILSFEILSSVIVGAIFITLIAINTMLITLLPRWHRRAIHLRQLIVPMVLACTLSVIELYLSFLAHGLLLRYFV; via the coding sequence GTGAGTTTTGATGATATTGCGAGGGTTATTGGTTTTGCCGTTTGCCATCAAATGCCCGAGAGGACAATTTTTGTTCAAGGCAAACCACTTCCAGTTTGTGCCAGAGATACTGGCTTTTATTTAGGGTTTTTGATTTCCTTCATCTATCTTCAACTCACCCATCGAAAACGGGAAAATCGTCTATCTCCCCTCCTTTTGGTTTGCATCTTTTCCTCCCTCTTTCTCTTGATACTAGATGCCATAACTTCTTATTTGGGCTTAAGGAATAGTACGAACCAGATCAGGCTTTTCACGGGTCTTCTATTTGGATTTTCTCTTCCCCTGTTCATAGTCCCCGTTTTAAATCGCCAACTCTGGCGATCTTCTGCAAATTCACCATTGCTCGAAAGTACACTCAAAAGACTGGGTCTATTAGTGTTCTTCGTTTTAAGTTATATTCTCTTACAAGGAGAAATGATTTTATCCTTTGAAATTCTCTCAAGTGTCATAGTTGGGGCAATTTTCATAACCCTAATAGCCATAAACACGATGTTGATTACCTTGTTACCCAGGTGGCATAGGCGGGCAATCCATTTACGCCAATTAATTGTTCCAATGGTCCTGGCTTGCACATTAAGCGTTATTGAGCTTTACCTTTCCTTCCTGGCTCATGGTCTGCTTTTAAGATATTTTGTGTAA
- a CDS encoding diguanylate cyclase, whose protein sequence is MSKEKYIKLFATIASFILITFLIIFTRRIILLWQFYYIPLLLAALAFDSLGGVLVAIFSGLFCILYAYFSLPLRAVREITFMIVPGSALMLLVGIIVGRLQRSREEQQQKMDRLTMEDRLTGVYNYSYLMDRIEEERNRADRFGSKLSLIIIDIDLFKKFNDRFGHAKGNLLLKKLAKIIEEQVRTIDIVARYGGEEFAILLPNTGKAASQVIAERIRTAVESATFEGGGEEPQVRMTISAGVATYPDHACDQLELIDKADRALLFAKDGGRNCIRLYSPEMDALSTDRPAYRTDRQAK, encoded by the coding sequence ATGTCGAAAGAGAAATATATAAAATTATTTGCAACCATTGCTTCCTTCATCCTCATCACCTTTCTCATCATTTTCACCCGAAGGATAATTCTTCTTTGGCAATTTTATTATATTCCCCTTCTTTTAGCCGCCCTTGCCTTCGATTCCTTGGGAGGAGTACTCGTTGCCATATTTTCCGGTCTCTTCTGTATTCTCTATGCATATTTCTCATTACCTTTGAGAGCGGTGAGAGAAATCACTTTTATGATAGTCCCGGGTTCGGCTCTCATGTTACTCGTGGGCATAATCGTCGGGCGCCTGCAGAGAAGCCGAGAGGAACAGCAGCAAAAGATGGATCGTCTAACCATGGAGGATAGATTAACTGGCGTTTATAATTACAGCTACCTCATGGATCGAATAGAGGAGGAACGGAATAGAGCTGATCGATTCGGGAGCAAATTATCCTTGATCATCATCGACATCGACCTTTTCAAAAAATTCAACGACAGATTCGGACATGCCAAGGGGAATCTCCTCCTAAAGAAGTTGGCAAAGATCATAGAGGAGCAGGTAAGAACGATAGATATTGTGGCTAGATATGGGGGAGAAGAGTTCGCCATTCTGCTCCCGAACACGGGAAAGGCAGCGTCACAGGTGATAGCGGAGCGAATTAGGACGGCTGTGGAGTCCGCCACTTTTGAGGGTGGTGGGGAAGAACCTCAGGTGAGAATGACCATAAGCGCTGGGGTGGCAACTTATCCCGATCATGCTTGCGATCAGTTGGAGCTCATCGACAAGGCGGATCGAGCTCTATTGTTTGCCAAAGATGGCGGACGAAATTGTATTCGCCTTTATTCCCCGGAAATGGATGCCCTGTCTACCGACAGGCCCGCCTACCGGACGGACAGGCAGGCAAAGTGA